The following are encoded together in the Anabrus simplex isolate iqAnaSimp1 chromosome 5, ASM4041472v1, whole genome shotgun sequence genome:
- the LOC136874131 gene encoding ejaculatory bulb-specific protein 3-like, which translates to MNRVLALCVLLATVAVVLAEDTYTTKWDNINVDEILSNERLRKVYLECLLADDDKGCAEEGKALRSALPDALATECKKCTEKQKEKSEKVIRWIIDNNVDAWKKLKAKWDPTGEYTKKYEEEARKRGINV; encoded by the exons ATGAACCGAGTACTGGCACTGTGCGTCCTCCTCGCCACCGTGGCTGTCGTCCTGGCTGAGGACACCTACACCACCAAGTGGGATAACATCAACGTGGACGAGATCCTCAGCAATGAGCGCTTGAGGAAGGTGTACTTGGAGTGTCTGCTGGCTGACGACGACAAGGGCTGTGCAGAGGAAGGCAAGGCGCTCAGAA GTGCCCTCCCTGATGCTCTGGCTACTGAATGTAAGAAATGTACCGAAAAGCAGAAGGAGAAGTCAGAGAAGGTCATCAGATGGATCATCGACAACAATGTTGATGCCTGGAAGAAGCTGAAGGCCAAGTGGGACCCCACTGGAGAGTACACCAAGAAGTACGAGGAGGAAGCCAGGAAGCGCGGCATCAACGTGTAA